From one Catellatospora sp. IY07-71 genomic stretch:
- a CDS encoding cold-shock protein has protein sequence MAVGTVKWFNAEKGFGFITPDGGGSDVFAHFSAIQSSGYRSLEENQRVEFEITQGQKGPQAANIRRL, from the coding sequence ATGGCTGTCGGCACCGTGAAGTGGTTCAACGCGGAAAAGGGCTTCGGCTTCATCACCCCGGACGGCGGTGGGTCGGACGTGTTCGCGCACTTCTCCGCCATCCAGTCCTCCGGCTACCGGAGCCTCGAGGAGAACCAGCGGGTCGAGTTCGAGATCACGCAGGGCCAGAAGGGCCCCCAGGCCGCCAACATCCGCCGGCTCTGA
- a CDS encoding enoyl-CoA hydratase/isomerase family protein, which yields MTEQLAAPRLELEISGHVATIRIVNPARRNAMTNDMWSRLPELLDGLAGDPAVRVLVLTGAGGTFCAGADITEVDRLIADGDRNLAVLAEERLSRFPKPTVAWIEGDCVGGGCQLAVACDLRFAAEGSRFGVTPARLGIVYPAPTTRRLVALIGPAAAKHLLYSAELIDAERALRVGLIDELHPADRLAERVAAFAATLAQRSLLTQVAAKEIVTMAGDGHHDDTRVSYWHRQMAESGEAAEGIAAFTDRRPPAFPWSPH from the coding sequence GTGACCGAGCAGCTCGCCGCACCCCGCCTGGAGCTGGAGATCTCCGGGCACGTGGCGACCATCCGCATCGTCAACCCGGCCCGGCGCAACGCGATGACCAACGACATGTGGTCGCGGCTGCCCGAGCTGCTCGACGGCCTGGCCGGCGACCCGGCGGTGCGGGTGCTGGTGCTCACCGGGGCGGGCGGCACGTTCTGCGCGGGCGCCGACATCACCGAGGTCGACCGGCTCATCGCCGACGGCGACCGGAACCTGGCCGTGCTGGCCGAGGAGCGGCTGTCCCGCTTCCCGAAGCCGACCGTGGCCTGGATCGAGGGCGACTGCGTGGGCGGCGGCTGCCAGCTCGCGGTCGCCTGCGACCTGCGCTTCGCGGCCGAGGGCAGCCGGTTCGGGGTCACCCCGGCCCGGCTGGGCATCGTCTATCCCGCGCCGACCACCCGGCGGCTGGTCGCGCTGATCGGCCCGGCGGCGGCCAAGCACCTGCTCTACTCCGCGGAGCTGATCGACGCCGAGCGCGCGCTGCGGGTGGGCCTGATCGACGAGCTGCACCCCGCGGACCGCCTCGCCGAACGGGTCGCCGCGTTCGCCGCGACGCTGGCGCAGCGCTCGCTGCTGACCCAGGTCGCCGCGAAGGAGATCGTGACGATGGCCGGCGACGGCCACCACGACGACACCCGCGTGTCCTACTGGCACCGCCAGATGGCCGAGTCCGGCGAGGCCGCCGAGGGCATCGCCGCCTTCACCGACCGCCGCCCACCCGCCTTCCCCTGGTCCCCCCACTGA
- a CDS encoding maleylpyruvate isomerase family mycothiol-dependent enzyme, with translation MPRLSYERYCDEVSAQTALLREVLPGDDLSARVPTCPDWTLADLVRHIGGNVHTTDAVVRGDAGAAPAAPGDRRRVGVPDTDDPAVLTAWMQDGADAYARTLRERDPAAQAEIFGLPDSLLFWARRAACDILLHRADASLTTGAGYTVAPDLAADAIDEFLGIVTDRRVNEKVFGRLPELYGPARSIHLHATDTTADVPAEWLIELGPDGVSWRPGHEKGAVAVQAPLTELLLILYRRLPLDRDQVHVYGDRDLIDAWLDRVYMG, from the coding sequence ATGCCACGGCTGAGCTACGAGCGCTACTGCGACGAGGTGTCCGCCCAGACCGCGCTGCTGCGTGAGGTGCTGCCCGGCGACGACCTCTCGGCACGGGTGCCGACCTGTCCCGACTGGACCCTGGCCGACCTCGTCCGCCACATCGGCGGCAACGTGCACACCACCGACGCCGTGGTGCGCGGCGACGCCGGGGCGGCGCCCGCCGCGCCCGGCGACCGCAGACGTGTCGGCGTGCCCGACACCGACGATCCGGCCGTGCTGACCGCCTGGATGCAGGACGGCGCCGACGCGTACGCCCGCACCCTGCGCGAGCGCGACCCCGCCGCACAGGCCGAGATCTTCGGCCTGCCGGACTCGCTGCTGTTCTGGGCCCGCCGCGCCGCCTGCGACATCCTGCTGCACCGCGCCGACGCGTCACTGACCACGGGCGCGGGCTACACCGTCGCGCCCGACCTGGCCGCGGACGCGATCGACGAGTTCCTCGGCATCGTCACCGACCGCCGCGTCAACGAGAAGGTCTTCGGCCGCCTGCCCGAACTCTACGGACCGGCGCGCAGCATCCACCTGCACGCGACCGACACCACCGCGGACGTCCCCGCCGAGTGGCTGATCGAGCTGGGCCCGGACGGCGTGAGCTGGCGGCCCGGCCATGAGAAGGGCGCCGTCGCGGTGCAGGCGCCGCTGACCGAGCTGCTGCTGATCCTCTACCGCCGCCTGCCGCTGGACCGCGACCAGGTGCACGTGTACGGCGACCGCGACCTGATCGACGCCTGGCTGGACCGCGTTTACATGGGTTAG
- a CDS encoding MFS transporter, protein MSSLADLLRDRRYLAFWLGQVTSVVGSALSLVALPALLLPTRGAQAFALVLAAEAVSGVLLLLAGGVIADRYSRSTVMALADVLRMIGVAGLLAFGAYGPLWLPMLAACLVGMGTALYEPAHRAALPQLVGEQLRQQANALDAATKRFGAAGGALAGAALVTAIGPRGALLIDLATFAVSLATLLWLRLPRISGQAATPGMRALLDDARQGVREVRRRPWALVIMIQGTVQVFFLFGPNYALLPIVSLDRYGPAAYGWLSASASLGMVLGSAAAARIRSPRPGLWAMNVLLPCALLPACLAVPVPLPLWCAAQVLAWAGIGVFIVLWYTALQNEFPETAQGRVFALDSIGNFALQPVAIAAAPVLALTVGLPAFGVVAVVVLLISTYAVFAVPGTVALRSPDRPAAEPAVAAA, encoded by the coding sequence GTGAGTTCCCTGGCCGACCTGCTCCGCGACCGTCGCTACCTCGCCTTCTGGCTCGGCCAGGTCACCAGCGTGGTGGGCAGCGCGCTGTCGCTGGTGGCGCTGCCCGCGCTGCTGCTGCCCACCCGTGGCGCGCAGGCGTTCGCCCTGGTGCTCGCGGCCGAGGCGGTGTCCGGGGTGCTGCTCCTGCTGGCCGGGGGCGTGATCGCCGACCGGTACTCGCGCAGCACGGTGATGGCACTGGCCGACGTGCTGCGCATGATCGGCGTGGCCGGGCTGCTCGCGTTCGGCGCGTACGGCCCGCTGTGGCTGCCGATGCTCGCCGCCTGCCTGGTCGGCATGGGCACCGCGCTGTACGAGCCCGCACACCGCGCCGCCCTGCCCCAGCTCGTCGGCGAGCAGCTGCGGCAGCAGGCCAACGCGCTCGACGCGGCCACCAAGCGCTTCGGCGCGGCGGGCGGCGCGCTGGCCGGTGCCGCGCTGGTCACCGCGATCGGCCCGCGCGGCGCGCTGCTGATCGACCTGGCCACCTTCGCGGTCAGCCTGGCCACCCTGTTGTGGCTGCGGCTGCCCCGGATCAGCGGGCAGGCGGCCACGCCCGGCATGCGGGCCCTGCTCGACGACGCCCGCCAGGGCGTACGCGAGGTGCGCCGCCGCCCGTGGGCGCTGGTCATCATGATCCAGGGCACCGTCCAGGTGTTCTTCCTGTTCGGCCCGAACTACGCGCTGCTGCCGATCGTCAGCCTGGACCGCTACGGCCCGGCCGCCTACGGCTGGCTGAGCGCGTCCGCCTCGCTGGGCATGGTGCTCGGCTCGGCGGCGGCCGCCCGCATCCGCAGCCCCCGGCCCGGCCTGTGGGCGATGAACGTGCTGCTGCCGTGCGCGCTGCTGCCCGCCTGCCTGGCGGTGCCGGTGCCGCTGCCGCTGTGGTGCGCCGCGCAGGTGCTGGCGTGGGCCGGCATCGGCGTGTTCATCGTGCTCTGGTACACCGCGCTGCAGAACGAGTTCCCGGAGACGGCGCAGGGTCGCGTCTTCGCACTGGACTCGATCGGCAACTTCGCGCTCCAGCCGGTCGCCATCGCCGCCGCGCCGGTCCTCGCGCTGACCGTGGGGCTGCCCGCGTTCGGCGTGGTCGCCGTGGTGGTGCTGCTGATCTCGACGTACGCGGTGTTCGCCGTGCCCGGCACGGTGGCGCTGCGCTCGCCCGACCGGCCCGCTGCCGAGCCCGCCGTCGCAGCAGCCTGA
- a CDS encoding MFS transporter, translating to MIAPRAADTEAAVPARRTTVLIMAGILLVALNLRAAITSLGALLDEVSTGLHLSGTVAGLVTTLPALAFAAFGAATPWLTRRLPAARILVGAMALLAVGQLLRALSGSAWTFLLTSAIALAGIAIANVLLPVLVKEHFPHRPGLMTGVYSMTLILGTTTASAASVPVAHAFGDWRAGLGVWGLLAAVAVLPWLGSALRRTPASARAAAAAPRVRAGRTRLGWAMAIYFGAQSLSGYATMGWLAQMFRDAAFTPTDAGLLLAGVTAVGVPFALLMPTLAGKLRDLRPLVLLMSAAMIASYLGLALAPHGGALAWVALLALGQAAFPLALAMIGMRARTGEGVVALSAFAQSTGYLIAALGPLLVGILYEATGGWTLPLGFLIAAAVVQAFSGLAAARPRFVEDELAAPAMTAVTNPPSRPREVVG from the coding sequence ATGATCGCACCCCGTGCCGCCGATACAGAAGCTGCGGTGCCCGCCCGCCGCACAACCGTGCTGATCATGGCGGGGATCCTGCTCGTCGCGCTCAATCTGCGCGCCGCCATCACCAGCCTCGGCGCGCTGCTGGACGAGGTGAGCACCGGGCTGCACCTGTCCGGCACCGTCGCCGGGCTGGTGACCACGCTGCCCGCGCTCGCGTTCGCCGCGTTCGGCGCGGCCACCCCCTGGCTCACCCGGCGGCTGCCCGCCGCCCGCATCCTGGTCGGCGCGATGGCGCTGCTCGCCGTCGGGCAGCTGCTGCGCGCGCTGAGCGGCTCGGCGTGGACGTTCCTGCTCACCAGCGCGATCGCGCTGGCCGGCATCGCCATCGCCAACGTACTGCTGCCGGTGCTGGTCAAGGAGCACTTCCCGCACCGGCCGGGCCTGATGACCGGCGTCTACAGCATGACCCTGATCCTCGGCACCACCACCGCCTCGGCGGCCTCCGTGCCGGTCGCGCACGCCTTCGGCGACTGGCGCGCCGGGCTCGGCGTGTGGGGGCTGCTGGCGGCGGTGGCGGTGCTGCCGTGGCTGGGTTCGGCGCTGCGGCGTACGCCCGCCTCCGCGCGGGCCGCGGCGGCGGCGCCCCGTGTGCGGGCCGGGCGCACCCGGCTGGGCTGGGCGATGGCGATCTACTTCGGCGCGCAGTCGCTGTCCGGGTACGCCACCATGGGCTGGCTGGCGCAGATGTTCCGGGACGCGGCGTTCACGCCCACCGACGCCGGGCTGCTGCTGGCCGGGGTGACCGCGGTCGGCGTGCCGTTCGCGCTGCTCATGCCGACGCTGGCCGGGAAGCTCCGGGACCTGCGCCCGCTCGTGTTGCTCATGTCCGCCGCGATGATCGCCTCGTACCTCGGCCTGGCGCTGGCCCCGCACGGCGGCGCGCTGGCCTGGGTCGCCCTGCTGGCGCTCGGCCAGGCGGCGTTCCCCCTCGCCCTGGCCATGATCGGGATGCGCGCCCGGACCGGCGAGGGCGTGGTGGCGCTGTCGGCGTTCGCGCAGAGCACCGGTTACCTGATCGCCGCGCTCGGGCCGCTGCTGGTCGGCATCCTCTACGAGGCGACCGGCGGCTGGACGCTGCCGCTCGGCTTTCTGATCGCCGCCGCCGTGGTGCAGGCGTTCTCCGGCCTTGCCGCCGCCCGCCCGCGCTTCGTCGAGGACGAGCTGGCGGCCCCCGCCATGACGGCGGTCACAAACCCGCCTTCGCGTCCGCGCGAAGTGGTTGGGTAA
- a CDS encoding Mth938-like domain-containing protein gives MAEQRSPKVLSLSWGEIEIEGVGRVKDAMLHPGGGGEWDWRVTGTAHSPGIQPADVEPLLAAGATTVVLSRGQQLVLQVMPETEQLLAARGVDVHIAETREAIRVYNLLADAGVRVGALLHSTC, from the coding sequence ATGGCCGAGCAGAGATCGCCGAAGGTGCTGTCGCTGTCGTGGGGCGAGATCGAGATCGAGGGCGTCGGCAGGGTGAAGGACGCCATGCTGCACCCCGGCGGGGGCGGCGAGTGGGACTGGCGGGTCACCGGCACCGCGCACTCCCCCGGCATCCAGCCCGCCGACGTCGAGCCGCTGCTCGCGGCGGGCGCCACCACGGTCGTGCTGTCGCGCGGACAGCAGCTGGTGCTGCAGGTGATGCCGGAGACCGAGCAGCTGCTGGCAGCGCGCGGCGTCGACGTCCACATCGCCGAGACGCGGGAGGCGATCCGCGTCTACAACCTGCTGGCCGATGCGGGCGTCCGGGTCGGGGCGCTGCTGCACTCCACCTGCTAA
- a CDS encoding low temperature requirement protein A — MAEAARRVLYRRMTSRSPDEPHRTATPLELFFDLCFVVAVAQAAASLHHAVTEGHTGQGVLGFLMVFFAIWWAWVNFSWFSSAYDTDDVPFRLTTMVQIAGALILAAGVPSAFDRGDFRLITLGYVVMRLAMVTQWLRVAAQDPAHRGTALRFAGGIALVQVGWVLRLLLPAPWDFRAFFVLVVCELLVPVWAERKAPTHWHPHHIAERYSLFTLIVLGESVLSATLAVEAAFGTGHAASLVWLAAAGLVIVFSMWWLYFERSAHDLLVSLRAGIRWGYGHYFILAAAAAVGAGLAAMADFYSHVSHVSARAAAYAVAIPVAVYLLSLFLLQICPHYRGLVVYAFPVAVVLVLLAPLGPAPVQVIALLIAALTTVVVLARHPRHPRPAPPRP; from the coding sequence ATGGCCGAGGCTGCGCGCAGAGTCCTGTACCGCCGGATGACCTCCCGCTCGCCGGACGAGCCGCACCGCACCGCCACCCCGCTGGAGCTGTTCTTCGATCTGTGTTTCGTGGTCGCGGTGGCCCAGGCGGCCGCGAGCCTGCACCACGCGGTGACCGAGGGGCACACCGGCCAGGGCGTCCTCGGCTTCCTCATGGTCTTCTTCGCGATCTGGTGGGCCTGGGTCAATTTCAGCTGGTTCTCGTCGGCGTACGACACCGACGACGTGCCGTTCCGGCTCACCACGATGGTCCAGATCGCGGGCGCGCTGATCCTGGCGGCGGGCGTGCCGAGCGCGTTCGACCGGGGCGACTTCCGGCTTATCACCCTCGGGTACGTGGTGATGCGGCTGGCCATGGTCACCCAGTGGCTGCGGGTGGCCGCCCAGGACCCGGCCCACCGGGGCACGGCGCTGCGCTTCGCCGGGGGCATCGCCCTGGTGCAGGTCGGCTGGGTGCTGCGGCTGCTGCTGCCCGCGCCGTGGGACTTCCGGGCGTTCTTCGTGCTGGTCGTGTGCGAATTGCTGGTGCCCGTGTGGGCCGAGCGCAAGGCGCCCACCCACTGGCACCCGCACCACATCGCCGAGCGGTACAGCCTGTTCACCCTCATCGTGCTCGGCGAGTCGGTGCTGTCGGCGACGCTGGCCGTCGAGGCCGCGTTCGGCACCGGCCACGCCGCGTCGCTGGTGTGGCTGGCCGCCGCCGGGCTGGTGATCGTGTTCAGCATGTGGTGGCTGTACTTCGAGCGCTCCGCGCACGACCTGCTCGTGTCCCTGCGGGCGGGCATCCGCTGGGGGTACGGGCACTACTTCATCCTCGCGGCGGCGGCGGCCGTCGGAGCCGGGCTGGCCGCGATGGCCGACTTCTACAGCCACGTGTCGCATGTGTCGGCGCGGGCCGCGGCGTACGCCGTCGCGATACCGGTCGCGGTGTACCTGCTCAGCCTGTTCCTGCTGCAGATCTGCCCGCACTACCGGGGCCTGGTGGTGTACGCGTTCCCCGTGGCCGTCGTGCTGGTCCTGCTGGCCCCGCTGGGCCCGGCCCCCGTCCAGGTGATCGCCCTGCTCATCGCGGCCCTCACCACGGTCGTGGTCCTGGCCCGCCACCCCCGCCACCCCCGCCCGGCCCCGCCCCGGCCTTGA
- a CDS encoding Bcr/CflA family multidrug efflux MFS transporter, with the protein MTAAPPHRRITLILVLGSMSAFGALSFDMYLPAFPTIAADLRVSPAAVQLTLTVALIGIALGQFVMGPLSDRWGRRRPIIAGTVLFAVSSALITIAPNIEVMTALRLVQGFAGGIGIALSRAVVRDLYSGAEASRFFSRLTLVFGVAPVVAPTIGALVLKFTSWRGVFALLAAYGLIMVLVGWRFLPETLPAERRRTGGLAEVGRGFRVLAGDRRFWGYTAAQGLTFAGLFSYLSSGSFVLQEVYGVSAQAYGLIFGLNALGLVAVGQLNARLVGRRSTPRTLLFAALIGAVAAGVLMIGGAELQSLTIVVAMLFVYIASLGMVAPNSTALALDGHAQMAGTAAALMGAVQSGIGAVAGPIVAALGASSGVPMAAAMFGFAALSILTATVLTRPGQPKLA; encoded by the coding sequence GTGACCGCCGCGCCACCTCACCGCCGTATCACCCTGATCCTGGTCCTGGGCAGCATGTCCGCCTTCGGCGCGCTGTCGTTCGACATGTACCTGCCGGCCTTCCCCACGATCGCCGCCGATCTGCGCGTCTCCCCCGCGGCCGTGCAGCTCACCCTCACCGTCGCGCTGATCGGCATCGCACTCGGCCAGTTCGTGATGGGACCGCTGTCGGACCGGTGGGGCCGGCGCCGGCCGATCATCGCGGGCACGGTGCTGTTCGCCGTCTCCTCGGCGCTGATCACGATCGCCCCGAACATCGAGGTCATGACCGCGCTGCGCCTGGTGCAGGGCTTCGCGGGCGGCATCGGCATCGCGCTGTCCCGGGCCGTGGTGCGCGACCTCTACTCCGGTGCCGAGGCGTCGCGCTTCTTCTCCCGGCTCACCCTGGTGTTCGGCGTGGCACCGGTGGTCGCGCCCACCATCGGCGCGCTGGTGCTGAAGTTCACCAGCTGGCGCGGCGTGTTCGCGCTGCTCGCCGCGTACGGCCTGATCATGGTCCTGGTGGGCTGGCGCTTCCTGCCCGAGACGCTGCCCGCCGAGCGCCGCCGCACCGGCGGGCTGGCCGAGGTCGGCCGCGGCTTCCGGGTGCTGGCGGGCGACCGGCGCTTCTGGGGCTACACCGCGGCGCAGGGCCTGACCTTCGCCGGGCTCTTCTCCTACCTGTCCAGCGGCTCGTTCGTGCTGCAGGAGGTGTACGGCGTCTCCGCGCAGGCGTACGGGCTGATCTTCGGCCTGAACGCGCTGGGCCTGGTCGCCGTCGGGCAGCTCAACGCGCGGCTGGTGGGCCGCCGCAGCACCCCGCGCACGCTGCTGTTCGCGGCGCTGATCGGCGCGGTCGCGGCCGGCGTGCTCATGATCGGCGGCGCGGAGCTGCAGAGCCTCACCATCGTGGTCGCGATGCTGTTCGTCTACATCGCCAGCCTCGGCATGGTCGCGCCGAACAGCACCGCGCTGGCGCTGGACGGCCACGCCCAGATGGCCGGCACGGCGGCCGCGCTGATGGGCGCGGTGCAGTCGGGCATCGGCGCGGTCGCCGGGCCGATCGTGGCCGCGCTGGGCGCGTCCAGCGGGGTGCCGATGGCCGCGGCCATGTTCGGCTTCGCCGCGCTGTCCATCCTCACCGCCACCGTGCTCACCCGTCCGGGCCAGCCGAAACTCGCTTGA